AAAACCTTTTCTACAATGCCAAATCAGTGCAGCTTGACAACATTATAACTGCCTTGACttagtactatggaatcctgggacctgtaattttacaaggtctttatccttcatTGTTGAAGAGTGATGccaccttaccaaactacaactcccataattccataacattgagtcacagcagttaaaagtgatgtcaagctgcattgattctacagtagatgcaccctcagatgtAATTTCTATCCTTTCCTGCTACTCTTATAATTCTGTGCCTTTTAAATATGTATGTGGAATGTTGTAGAGGGAAAGGTATTGAAATGACTGTCCTTGCTCCAGTGGATGAGCTAACCCAAATCTAATAtcagaaaactgaaaaagcatTGGTGTGAGAAGACTGAAGTGAGATTCTTGCTGGGGTTGCCTCTTGAAAAACTTGCTCTGAGTTGATGCTAGGGGTCTTTAAATACCCAAAGGGCACTCTTGTGGAGGACAGAGcctacttgttttctgctgccctaaagGGTAGGAACCAACCTCTTCTTAACTGGTAGCTTTTAAAGTACCTCATTATactagggaatgaatccactttaaatccgtttgttgcctcctgcagaattctggggtttgtagtttacagAAGAGTCTTTAAtagcctcaataaactacaaaccccagaattctgcaggaggcagaaactggatttaaagtggattcattctctagagcaggggtcctcaatctttttaaacagagggccaggtcacaatccctcaaactgctggagggccagattataatttgaaaaaaatatgaatgaattcctatgcacacagcacatatctcatttgtcattcaaaaaaaaaacacctaaaaacaatacaataattaaaataaagaacaatttcaacaaatataaaattattagtatttcaataggaactgtgggcctacttttggctgatgagatgggattgttgttgtggtgtgctttcaagttgttttagacttaggttgaccctgagtgagggccaggtaaatgaccttggagggccgcatctggcccccgggccatagtttgaggacccctgctctagagtgaTGATGGAGACTTGTTGTAGATGTTTCTGCTGTGTATTCCTATAGTGGTAAGGGGTTGGGCTAGATTACCATTAGGTTTGCCTACAGTCATAAAATTTAGGAttctgagattttttaaaaaaaacattagcaACCCAGCAAAGGTAACCAATGTATTTCCAAATGATCTAAGGGACTGGAGGAAGGTATGTGTGAATGTAAAACAATGAGCAAGACATTTCAGAGACATGTATGGCAACACACACATTGACAGACTATGGAGCTGCATGTGGAAAACCCCTATGTGGATAGGGGTGCCTCCTGCATATCCTCCAACAGTCCTGATTCCGCAGAAACaatctctcctctctcttctctccaaTTTTACTGGACATGATTTGAAAATGAAGTAAGCTAGATACTTGCTGGATAGCACTGAAGGGATCTACTGCACTCCAGTGGAAAAGAGAAGTCATGACAAAGCAAATGCTAAAAGTATATGCTGAGTATATATATCCATTGGAGTATTATACCCACTGTAGTGTGTGCAGATTTTTGGCTTCTGTGACGAAGTGTATATTCTACTAGAACCTGGAAATTCATTAATCTTAGAACTGTACAGAGGTGAAGGTATTACCTACTGTACTTCAAGAGCCATCCACTGTAGACATGGTTACTTATAGATCAAGAAATGTAACATttcccttagagcagtggttctcaacctgtcatccccagatgttttggccttcaactcccagaaatccaaacagctggtaaacttgctgggatttctgggagttgtaggccaaaacacttggggacccacaggttgggaaccactgcgttAGAGCTATATAAAGATACGTTTAATGCCAACAACTAATACTGTAATGATTACAGGTGAGCAACACTTGAGGCTAAGAGAGAAACAATTTAAACATAAGGCCACTAAGAGCAGTTTTTTAAAGGTTCATTTGCTATTATTAAACTATTGGAAGtacatgttttattattatgtttatttatttcccactttttctctatacaagggagactcaaagcagcgcacaataaaaacaattcaatacaatttaaaacccaaaaatgtacatagaattaaacatcagtggaattaattaaaaataaacagttaaaatacttAAAACTGATTTTTCTGCTTTTCTGCCTCCTAGCATGCACTGCCATTATTGCAGGTGAAAGCCACCTATGCCTGTGAAAGAGACCTGTGTGAATGTTTgcaggcccctccctccctccttcctccggtCTGTCCCAGGACATAGTGTAATCCACTTGACTTCAGTCTCAAGTCAGACATCCCCCCTCTTCTCCCAGCCAAGCTACACACCTGCTGTTTGTAACACTCTTCCTGGTGGATTAATCTAAAGATCTTAGATTGTTGCAAACATTTTTGTGCTGTTCGGGCACAAATGGCATTGTGCTGGATTCTGAGTTTGTCAAGAATCCAAATTGATATTCCATTAAACCTAATCTAAGTTGCATTAGACATGGTTGGACCACTGGTCTACTTAGAACAGTATCAACTTTGAGCAtaccttttccttccatccttataATCTGTGGCCTAGAGGAAGATGGGATGGGAACCttccttttgtgtgtgtcagaagcgacccaagaaactgcaagttgtttctggtgtgagagaactgaccgtctgtaaggacgttgcccaggggatgcccaaatgttttacaatcctgtgggaggcttctctcatgtccccatatgggaagctggagctgacagatgagagctcaccctgctccctgcattcgaactgccaaccttttggtcagcagtcctgctggcacaagggtttagcccattgcgttaccgggggctccttgaacATATACTGATAGGCCATATTTAACAATCTGGCAAGAGCTGCAATCCAAAACACACCTTTCTAAGACTCGGGTATTTTTATGGGAAAAAAGACCGCTGGAGGTATAACCACCTAAAAAGCAAAAAGGattgagagacacacagagagaaaaactaaaGCAAACCAGAATTGAGATGACCAAAGACTACAAGTGACAATGTAAGAAAACCCATTCAATgagaccaaaaaggaagagaagacacCTAAATCATATATATCCACCTGTCTTTCCAGATTCCTTTATGTCCACTAATGTGGTAAGTAAAACAATCCCTGTCCCAATCACTAACCATCCAAAGCAGGTGCAATAAAGTTTCTAGTTAGGCTTGCTTCCCAGGTCACCAACCTCTAGCTTGGAAAGCTGCATCTTCAGGTCAGAAAGACCTGGCAAGGATATCAGTGcatggagaaggagagggagaatcaTGGAAAGAACCAGAGCCTGGGAAAGTCCGGTTTTGAGCATGACGGATCTCAAAATCCCCTAGCCAGCCTAATCTCACAGGTTGGGAAACTGTGGACGTTATAATCAAAAAAAGGTAACTTTCTCAAGCTCTGAGAACAACTCTCAGTCCTGGGACTGTTCTCCTATGTCTAGACAGGTCACCTAGGACTTGCCCATGGCACTCTCATTCTTGCTGGTGGCCTTGGAGGCTCCCCCCTCTCTGCTCAGCATGGTGACCAGCTTGTGCCTGAAAGCGCCTGCTCCTCTCGCTTTGGGCTTGCTGCTCCCCTCGCTCCCCCCGGCAGCATCTTGGCAACCCAACATTGGAGGAGGGTGCTGGATCTCTGGGGAGGGGTCAGCAGCTGTGGTAGGACTGGGGCAGGGATGGTTACTTGAGCGCCTGGCAGCCACGGGGCTGTTATCATAAATAGGTGAGGACTCagtgttgctgctgctggcactGCCCTCAGGGGAGTCTCTGCAGCCAAAGTCAAGAGCCTCAGAGTAGAGGATGCGCTGCTGTTCCAAAGCACGTAGGTTCTCATAAAGATGGTCAGAAAGTCTGTCCTTTTGCTCCTTGGGCTCTGCTTCCGTATTGCCATAGGGCTGGGAGAGGGGTGGAAAGCTCTTGCCAATGGACGCATAGATGATAGGCGTTTCAGGAGCTCCCACCTTAGGGGAAGCAAAAAGGCCGTCACTAGCTGCTGGGAGGTCCCTGTCTGCAAGTCCCACAGGATTTCCCGCGTACAGCGGTTCTTTTTCCTCCGGGCTCTCCACAATAGCAGGCCAGGACCAGCACCCTGCTTTCTGTTTCGAGTCTTGGACTGAGGAAAGCCCAGCTTTCTTGTCTCCATCCATCAAAAGAATGGCTTTCTGGTGGTCTATGGCTGCCGAGACAGTTGTGCAGATTTCTGCTGCTCGGGTTGTATTGAAAGTAAAGAGACCTTCTCCTGAACTGCATCGCCGCCCTGCCTCAAAAGAGAACAAATTCTAGAGAGagaaatgcaggaaaaacacacagTAAAATGTTAGAGTtcttatattttaataaaatggtACATTCAAAAATAAGTGTCAGTTTGTAACTTTTAAATCCTACCatggcattacattataataatattataatgtaatctagataaataaaaatgtaatgttcatttgcgagattaacataactcaaaaaccactggatgaattgacacaaaatttgactatacccctaacagaccaacgagggaccatcactcatagcccccccccccctcaaaaaaagcaaaaaggacttaaaaacccaaaaaagctaaatgacaatacagaaaaaagggaagggagagggaaagaagaagggggagaaagaaagaaagaaagaaagaaagaaagaaagaaagaaagagggagggagggagggagggagggagggaaagttggccacagcaatgcgtggcgggtacagctagtacaatataataatacaatataataattgtatatgatatattacatgtaatattactaataatattgcagtatggtaatatataatactaatattgtgctatgctactaattataatatattgtatgtacatataatattgatcataatatcataatacaatgtaatactaataataatacaatataataatataataattatatattttatatattttatattgcagtatagtggtatagtacaatctagtaatatataatactaatattctgctatgctaatataatatattgtacagtataa
This genomic interval from Anolis sagrei isolate rAnoSag1 chromosome 2, rAnoSag1.mat, whole genome shotgun sequence contains the following:
- the DOK3 gene encoding docking protein 3, whose translation is MECPVKDGILYIHHPKFGKKAWRKVWAQLFADSPSGVARLEYFEAREGVKAEKATLRKGERKVIRLSDCVSVERAEEQSSPKDTTPFCLCMMERNCFLAVDQPDEWIECICQLAFQKPPGPCSAVVNTPSPRPLMEENTIYSSWQEACEYPVVVFPTEASARCHLKGNYLVVPLFDQLVLKDVQSGQTLYTWPYTFLRRFGQEKNLFSFEAGRRCSSGEGLFTFNTTRAAEICTTVSAAIDHQKAILLMDGDKKAGLSSVQDSKQKAGCWSWPAIVESPEEKEPLYAGNPVGLADRDLPAASDGLFASPKVGAPETPIIYASIGKSFPPLSQPYGNTEAEPKEQKDRLSDHLYENLRALEQQRILYSEALDFGCRDSPEGSASSSNTESSPIYDNSPVAARRSSNHPCPSPTTAADPSPEIQHPPPMLGCQDAAGGSEGSSKPKARGAGAFRHKLVTMLSREGGASKATSKNESAMGKS